aatgaaaaatcagcaatgtatccGGTCCATCAAATTTCGACGAACATTTGCGCGATAgcgtggagccggcattaaatagtttcattgaaattatgtttatcaTCCAAGTTCATTACAGAATTAGCCAACTAGCTGCGCTTGGCTAATTCTGTTGCTCCCGTgaaaatttcgggataaaaagtaccccatgtgttatttccgcttatattctacccgtgtaccaaatttcataacgatccatccagtagatttcgcgtgaaagagtgacaAACACATATACACCTTCACAAGCTATAGCATATATAATAGTAAGGATTTTGAACTTACCAAGAATGACTTCGAGTAACTTTCTAGATATGATCCCATCAGACTTGTAATGCACAGCCACACTTATATCTTGATGTATATGCACCTCCCAATGCTTGAAAAACATATTCCTATGCACTATATCCCTACAAATTTTACAGATAAACACTGGCGAATCACTTGACAACAACTTAACACGTGCAAATGACCTGTTTATATGCGAATTTATGTGTAATATCCAACTTGACAAGCTCGGGAATTCCAAATTGCATTCCTTACAGCGGCACATAGTGTATCCATGAACGCGTAGATGTTTCACATATTCTttcattgtattaaatatcttTTCGCATTTCGTACACTCCCTTTTCTCATGTTCAAGTTCGTTTTTAAACGATTTACACATATGTACCTTATATTCCCTTGATGTGCCTTCAAAATCGCAACTAGAACATACACACAAGTCATCTATTCCATTCTGACTTGTAGCTTCATAATCTAGAAAATTCTGGATCTGCTCGGAAAATTGTTCCGCTGAGCTCTTCGAGGTTTCACCTACATCATTTATCTCCTGTTTCACTGGCATTTCTTCAAACTCCAAGAGTTCTGACACGTTGATTGCCGCGCCAACGTCATCCACTTCCATTTTGATTGATGCAACCGAAACGGGCAGTATTggttttatattgatttctGTATCTTTCGGTGATTCTTGTTCGCAACAATCGTCTGATacgtttttgatttttatcgtTGGCTTAACATCAATGTCTGTTGTCTCTGTAGTTTCTTGAATTGTTGATTCTGTTGTATCATCTGCTACTGAGTCCAGTTTTGGAGCTTTTATTGTATCTTCTGCTACTGAGTCCGGTTTTGGAGCTTTTATTGTATCTTCTGCTACTGAGTCCGGTTTTGGAGCTTTTATTGTATCTTCTGCTACTGAGTCCGGTTTTGGAGCTTTTATTGTATCTTCTGCTACTGAGTCCGGTTTTggagcttttattttatcttctgCTACTGAGTCCAGTTTTAAAGTTTCTGGTGTATCTTCTGCTTCCAATTCTAGAGTTTCTGTTGCAATTTCtggtattataaattctaCATCTGAAGCTGAGTCTTCATCATCTCGTGTATCACCATTTTTATCGTCATTATAATCATTACTTGGTCCAGTTGCATTTGGGTCTTGATTATCTGTACTTGTTATAACCTCTGCTCCATCTTCACTATCATTTGGGTCGTCCGTAGTGGAAGATTTGCGAatccttttctttttatctgaaagtattaaatcattataatacactattttacaagtattaagacatattaaataaaattgcgatttaaacaaaacacaaatttgTAACAGTGTTATAGCTTGCTtgtttgcttgcttgcttataaatattctataatataacacatagatcaacaaaacagaaaaacaTCCCTAAATCAACAGACGTAGCAAACTCGCAGCGAATTTCCATTGCAATTCGGCGCTGAAATGCTGCCTGTGTGCTGGGCaccttgtatttttttttacattagttGTATTATGTAATTGCACAAAAGTTGGATTAGACTGTAAAGTAACTAGCAATTGTAACCTGAAAATTCACTACCAAGAGTGTAACTCAAACTCTCTGAACAGGTTACATTAGGATTGGTGTGCTAAATGGCATGGAAAGTCCCTCCCTGTTTCAAACCGAACTGAACTGACCTGTTGTATTGTTTGACTTGTATTCTATTACACGCTTGTGGTCCTTGTACAAACTTGTTGGAATAATCATCTGGAAAATAAAcgtgaatttgaaataagatGGTTAGAAAAAGTTTATCAATTTGTTGGGAgctaaacataaaatttaaaaagttacgaAACACTCTGTGTGACCCATTTCggcctggaataacacaatctattggtaaaaacctaCAAAAATGATACGattcttttttaaacttgttacaatatatttcttcCCACAAAagtatcagttttttttactcaaaGTTTCGAAATCGCCGCtttgtctaaaaataaaactggccATGCGATTAAGATAAGATAAGACTCACCTTTGCACATCGCCACGCCAGTTTCGACGCCTTGTGTACTAGCGCTACGTGCCGCTGCACCATCACAAAATTCTCTAGCAGCACATTACTCGGGCAAGCCAAGCATTTATACACCAACACAAACTTGTCCGTGTGCTTCAACACATGCTCCATCATATAACAGTCCCTCTCCACTACctcattacaaaatttacactTCACATTCAATTTCGACACCCTATTTGTATCCTCCAAATGTAAATTCAATGCGGTCCCCGATGGAAAATGCCTCATACAGAATTTGCATATGTGTCTCTGTAGATTGGTCCGACGGCAGTAGTGGAACGTATATAGCAAATAGTTTTGATTGCAATACGAACACTGACGCACTGACACCAACATAGGATAATCCGAACGTGGCACGTGATATTGATACTGGTGTTTGTGTAGTGCGGCTTCTTCGAAGAATATCTGCGGACAAATCTTGCATTTGTATGCCTTTATATCTTTCGTTGCTTGCAATGTCATTTGCTTTTTCCATACACTGAGACATACACCCATGTGTTCTTTGAGCCCTAAACATGTGTACAACGAACTGTCACAAGCTGGACACTTGTATGCAGTTTGATCCAGTCCAACATGAAAAGCATAGCTTTTACCACACCTCCAGCATTCGTTGTCAATAGGAAACATCCTGAATTTAAATGGTTTCGCATCGTGAGCTATTATACTACATTCCTGGTTATGCTTTTCTAGCGCAACTACCACATACGTATGCTTCTTTATATGGTTCCGGAACGGTTCCAAGTGCCACCAACCATCGttacatatataacatttgtATAGTAATGGAACAGTCCTGGCTTTAGCCGATCCCTGATAAGCGAACCATTGACGGAAAGCATAATCCACTAAGGCATCCTCTCTGGATATTTCCAAAGTCTCAAATCTGGCACTACCTAGTCTATTCCGTAACTCAATATTTAACAGTTTTGCCACTTCATCATCTTGTTGGGCTAAACCATCTGCTACAGATAGGATTTCATCTTCATTGACCACAATGTGTTCAAGTATATGATCAtcattgattgtttttttcaaaacagATTTATAAGCCATATTGCGGAGTTGGGATTTGTTGATTTTCTCGGCTGCCTTGTTCacttcaatgaaataaattggtcTTGCAAGTAATTCCtcaacattttcaaattcCTCATCATTTTCAACATGTGAGGTTGTAGCTTTAGTTTTCTCTGTACAATCTGTATTTTTGTCGGCTATAGCTTTTGGGACAGCTTTATCaccaattatatatattggtcTTATATCTTTTGGAGTCAATGTTGTTGTTTTTGGAgtcaattttgttgtttttggaGTCAATGCATCAGCTCTCACTGGTTTCTTTTTACTTGATTTATCTACATCCACAGGCTTTTCGGGCACAGGGTCATCAAAAACgatgttgatttttaatttcggtTGCAAATTAACATTTGACACATGTTTCACTGGTTCattctttttctgtttgtctgtctttttGGCAGGTTTGACATATTTAACTCTCAAATTCGGTTTGGGAATGTTAGGAATTGGTGTTGGTTTATTCTGATCTcctttattagattttttattatctaatttagCTTTTTTCGGTTCAGGTTCAGCTTTCGAAGGGCCTACTATCAGTCTTGGGTCAACCTGGTTTTTGATTATCTTTTCATACTCATTTAGAGGTCTGTCCTCAACTTCTTCGTCACTGGCCGCGTCTGCCCAAAACTTGCCGTATTCATCTTTAGTCCAGTCGACTTCTTCTTTAATTTCCTTCTCTAATGCCTCTGACAGCTTCTCTGATTGCATTTTAGCGAAGTTTTCCTGAAATtggaataagaaaataattattttttaatcgaaATATGGATTTATTACCAGATACATCTTGTAGGTATGTGTGTTGGATTGGAAAATCTTCTGTTACTTTCTTTCTCATGGCTGACCGTCGATTTGTGAACACTGCTGCCAGggaattgtttaattaatcgttttttaaatcagctatattttttaacaggATCCGATCACAATTACAATATGTTTTAGAATACCATATACCATATACCCATGTATTTTGttagtggagacgaaaaagtagtaaagcggaggctccgatgctcaacggctgaggaagtaaccggcAAAAGGGTCAGATGTGCCTTACCTCGATAAAGAGTTCATCATCTATCCATTCCTCGACTTCTATATCAACTTTAAACTGTAAAGATTCATTCTTCTTCGCTGGCTGCGACGTCGATGGCCGGGGTGACGACAAACTCTTTGTATTCATAATTCTTATTTGCCGTttctgaaattatattaattaattgaaaaagttgcattacataaaaataatattgtcctAGCTGAAGGATCTGTATGACGTCACAGTTACTGATGTATCAGCGGCGTCAACTGGTCTTCACAAATATGATTCGCCGAATCGACGCATGCTAAGAAGATTATATAAAGGGTGacgtttttatacattggcaatattttgtctacatgctcagtttATGATTctaaacaacttttagtatgggagtaactccgatcagctgttctatacaaaattaaatataactaaattgtggaaaatgtaCGGATCGGCTGaatttttttcgcgatttcggggttgcttccatactaaaagttgttcagtatcaTCGAcagagcatgtagataaaataatgccaatatataagaaatcaccTGTATCACACCTATATTAATACAAagtggtaaaatttatttatttaccataaCAGTTTTTACACGACTGGCCTAATTTATAGTAGTGTAACTACTATACCTATTCTACATCctatttaacttataaaaagtgctattaattataaaaagtgcTAAATTTGTGAATTCACCAAGAGAACaggaaaataaatctaattagaTTCATATTTggtttacataaatatgatcATGTTTCATCTTTTCGCAGTCAACTCTAGTGGCTCCCTATTAGATACCGTCGTAATCTACATATCCTTTCACTTCTGTAACTCGGTTCTTTACAACCCTTATACTCCTCTTTACCTCAAAGAACGTTTCAATTTTCTCAGTGAGGTCAATAATCGCGAGGTACGACATAGCGTTAACTCCTTTCGCCTAGTTATTCCCGTTCACGTGTCCCAGTTCTATTCCCACTCCTTTACTGTCCAGGCTGCTTGTTTGTGGAATGCATTGCCGGCTGAAATTCGCAACGCCCAAACCTTGTCATCTTTTAGGAAGCAAGTAAAGTCTCATTATATTAGTCTTCTTTAatctgttatatatttattcattgttctataacaacacttgtctgtatgtttatatatttcttctatatctttttattttaatattttatttttttgtctaattataagtttactgcaccctcttagtttactcgtgtctctttccatccaaaggttggctggaagaaattgcattagcgataagtccgcctttgcactcattatgtttgaatatcttgttgtaactgtactcctttgtaaatggtgcaataaagagtttatctataaatCTATTGAGGCAGCTACTTGGTTGAGTGTTCGCAGCGCTTGAGTTAACGGCGCCTTGTTGAGCAAGTTAGCGCGTCAGCGCGGCACGGCCAACATCTGCGGCCGACGGCGACGCCATACGTACTTGTTTGGGATAAAGAGACTCACACATCCTAACACCTCACTATTTGTTAGCTTTCCTCACATAGGATGCCAGGTGCAACTCGCTACGAACTTGCAGTTCATCATACCCCACCATACCCAGTACAAATAATGTTGGTAAAACCCAGTAAAATATGGTACATTGTGTATGGTACCTTGGATCCTTTATGCATAcctagttattataatttcaagttaatattaataaaagtgtGTCCGAAAGGAGGTTTTCAGATTTGTTACAGTGAAACTTATTGTCTTCAGAGAGAGCTAGTTTTATCAAATGTGACAATAAACTCATGCAGCGCAGTAAACAATCCCCCCATCTGGAGCAGATCTTGGATGCACATCGGGTCTTacattatcactacatagtaaattaaatataatgcaGACCAATGTCATTGTTATATattggtaataaaatattatgattgggtattaaaaagttttaatttaaggCTCAAATGCTTAGCTTTCCACACAGATATAAGTGTATATCTGTGGCTTTCAACTATACATATAGATGACCTCcatggcctaatggtcatcacgccagACTGCTACACTAGAGATCCCTGTTTCGacccccggtcaggtcaacatgaaaaattattatttttcagattgactttgccttggatgtttatttatataggttaTACTTATGTGTTATGAATTATACCTAGTAAACATTCCAAGAAGTTTTGaagacaattttttatcactatacctacatacagGCCAGTTGCCTGTAATACAGATTTACAAGTTCCTGGCAAGTTGTacgaatagaaataaaaaaataataaagaataaagcTAAGCTTCTTAttacataagtacctacaatCTCTTCAATAAATGACattaccaaaataataatattagatacctacctatataagtATCTGGGACACAATTTAGttctaattttatatctatacatttttaatttgtagtaaaaattttatactgccaatacttttttttttttcaaatatcataGTATATAACCTAAAAACTTTTGTGGACATTAAACGCCTATATCGATGTAGGTATACAGAGTTTGATTTCATTATTacacatgtaaatatatagattgtCTGTAATAAACACCTATAGCATAAAAATAGAGGTGCTATGAAAATACGCAATGTCCACGAAAGTTGACAGGTCGAGGGTAGAAATAAGAACGACGTTAAAATAGCACAAATACCCTCAAACAATTTCCGTCTCGACATAATAAGATCAATTTTTGAAGATAGAATGAAATACTACCTAcaatttaattgattattaatgatttttttaagtgggtagatattttgttttgattgagAATGATCTATTATAAAGTTCAATATGGTGGGTGGACCTACCTTCTCTTCGATGACTTCCTCAATCTCAGGCTCTCCTCCTTCTGTACATCGTGGCACTAATCTTGTTTTTCTAGACCTGCGTTGTGGCTGCGACATGgtggtgtttaattttttaactacctaaatagaagtaaaaacaaaaagcttTTTGTTTGAGGGtactaaaaagtaatataacataCTCATCACTCACGGCACTGCCTACGaaagttttttgttaatttggtTGGCATTACCTAAATCATTCGTTCCCTTTCAAATTTCCATTCATTAGGCTAGTGATACACTTAGGTTAAGGGATACATTGTCCTGTCATACATCACTCCATACACTACCCaaagatttgatttaaatgaatttcataaagtttGTCTTACTTATAATACACACTGAACCGTGtttcatatatcattataacatattatattccgtgtcaatctcaaccttgacgttggtaaaatcatcgttttgacgcacgatggagccatgaaattaaaaaaaaaagttcttaTATCTTTGTTGTCACCTTTCTCGCGAAATCAAGGAGCGAGATAGAGAGGGTGCGGATAGAATAAGTAAACGTTCGTTTCGCGcggggcccttctaaatctatagctcgtttgataaaaaaactgaaatgcTGTAATGAAACGTACATGTCTATGTACAAGTCAAACTAAAGACCTAAATACATACTCCTTCGCTGACCAATCGACAGATTGCtttctaattattatattaatattacattactgttcatatatatttgtggCTTTCTGCTAGCTAAACATTAGCAAATCAAAAGCAATATTGGCATATTATATTGGACAATAATTTGATAAGTGGAATACCGCCATAATAAACcacgtttttaaaaaaatgctctTTAGTTTATGTTGGTCTACAAGCTCTATGGACAAATatggaataaacaaaaatactggCAACATCAACATTAATATCGATTGACTCACTGAAATAAAAGAATCgatgtaaatgaaatatattttcgaagATTTCATTTTACTTGCAAGTTTATTTCAAGATCTGGGGACATGTCTTCCCTATGTctaacagaaaatattaagCCTCAGCACTGAGTAATTGGGTATACTCAGGGTTTTTGGTAATTTTTCCATATTTAGCAGTTGTAAAAATGAAtcgtatgtaaaaaaatcgtatgtccatatataacaaaaattaacagaataagaaataataaactgattgcatatataaaatacaactaagtagttacaataaattcaaataatattgaatatctATTCCTTGACCATGCAAAGAACATTGCTTTGAATGGCGAGGCTAATCCTCTGAGCGAAAAACCAGCCAGCTATTTAGTCACCAGCGATGAAGATCAATCTAACTTGGtgagatttatttaaagaaaccTATTGCACAAGGTCCAAAAATCTACAAGGACCAAACATAATGTATATGAAAAGGTGTGGGTGTTTGCGCCTCTTGGCATCCTCGGCGCTCTCAGCAGCCTTCACTCGAAACTGATTCTAAGGAATCAATCGTGAGAGTAAAAGTTTGGAAACGCATTTAGCGTCCAACACGGAATCCATACAAgttcctaatatttattttttatcgagtTATCAAGTTCACTGTAAACTCGATTATAGTGTTTAatcgattattattttatttaacagtgttgccagtaaaaaataaagataaaaattacatcaccAATGACACCATTTCATGGCATCGCTCGGGTTGACTTGACGgcatttgttaatttttcgaCTTTTCGTGACAGCACGTCATTTTCGACATTTGATTGATAATTTTCCAAAGATCCATCAAATTAGTTTGTTTGAAAGTTAGTTTGGGCGCTAAATGTTTACGGCATATAAATAAGCATTTGTGATAGATATGTGAGGAAGCGTAGGCCATATTTGGTTGGGTCCCCACAAGCTTCACAATGAGTGTTCAGAAATGCGTCGTGGAAGGTTGCGACTTGGAGTACGATGTGGTTTGCAGCTTCTCCTTCTACAAGTAAGTTGTATACATGCAGTATTTCGTAAGGGAACCCGCGTTTTCACACCTAGGGTCACCAACGATGGACGCGCGTCAGCGACCTTCTGCGCGGGAGATTTAGGTAAAGAGGTTGGTTGGCATATTGCATGCATATCAAAAGTCATATCATATCAAATTCTTATTGGACGCCTAAAACATCTCATTATGCATTATACTCCcttgttatttatatcaatgtgtaattttatgttgttaattaaaaacaaataattatgtttgggTTGGTTATCATCTTAAATATATGAGGTTACCAATAAAAACAAcctagtttaaattattttaattaaaaactaagttATTGAGATCAAAatcaatgttttgtttttattaatttctatctgaattttaaacaatagtggcttttttgtatgtatacctGTGCAGTATAGTTGCCTAGTTAATTATCCTCTTGCTGTTAACATACACTTGTATAAAAACCCCATTTTTTTACTCATTACTGACAGTTATCATCATTGCATGaataattccaaaaatatGATTCTAACCTATAAATTCTTCGTTGTTAGATTTATGATTGTATATTTGAACTCTTTTGATAAGTGATTTACTCATAACATAAATGTTCTAACCTAAATCTGTTGTAATGTATGGAAATCTTTGCCACAGTATGTTAACTCCTTCCCTTTGCTCTGTCACTTTCCATTTTACTTAACACTCCCTACCTATTCATACTTTATTTAACACAATCCTCCGAACAACATCTCATGATTTTCTGTAATGTAAGAAAGTGtctccataataatattataaatatgagaaATGTATCACACattctactggacagattataataaaatccatccagtatacaaattaattggTACACATGTCGAATATAACCAAAAATAGCACAcaggttgtttttttttacctcaaAATGTGTACTGCAGTGTAGTCCAGAATTCTCCtacagtttgtttttttatcttataaacCCTAGCATGTACATTCTGTCAAGAAAGAGAGGAATATGGATTTTTAACAATCTACATTTTTTCGACATTGCCATACCAAATAGTATGGTCAAGATTGATTGATAAACACCTAGTGTTGCTAtccaacaggagacagcgccctcatttaaaataaaatcacattcaGACACTTCCAAGTTTTTGACAGACTGTAAACAATATTCACAGTACTTACTGTTGAATGTTGttgataataaatcaaatattagcttaaaagtatacataaatgtaatttttttactttaatattaagtaaatatttattagccactaaaataatttcctaaaatgtcttattgtcaataaatattatatattgatgtaaaatcataaaaagacatGATAAGATTGCTCATGAAGACTTGTAAGAAAATCAGTGtagtttaacatattttcatggtaaatttatttttgtaattccCCCGCCATTGTACTATAACTCTAAAATAAGCTGTAAGATGTTTCATATCATGTAGTATGGAACATACAAAAAGTTTAACATATTATGAATAGCAATATGTCAcataatataatcattatcATATATTCACCAAggttgtattgtatataagtgacaaatgtatacaaaaattgCCTAAACATATATAGAATTATTCTAAACTTCATTTTAATGCATGTACGTACATACAATGCGATTAAAGAATATTTGTCTGTTTCAAACCATTTTTGCGCCTATAGTCGTCCAACGGTTAAGACCATTTGCCTATGATCGAAAGATctcaggtttgaatcctactcatgccacatacAGTTTGTATACCTACCTGACTcaggtttgtttgtttactaaaCCACCACTAGATTCcgctgaaggaaaacattgtgaggaaacctgcacactggttgattattattaacttgtgtgtgaaatggagaaggctatggcaaaccactccattaataatgccatgagagttgttgtgtgtgtttcattccacataattaCCACGACCCTCAACAATGAGGAATACGGCTATGAAGAAGTTTATCCAGAAATGcaactggttgacagtttactTCAATAGTGTGTATGCAACTTCTTGCCGCTGTCAATAGGTACCtagtcataaaagtcatgATGCCTTTAGCCcacataaattaaatctgaCGTTTTAGCATTAACACACTTGAAAAGAAAGAATGAAGGATTTTAAGtcacaaaaagttttatataactCTGTGGTTGTTTCATAGATTTGGTTTGAAGGGTCTGACCTTCTCTGCTACTTTTAGAAGgatgttgaataaaaaatatacttaatattcttagatacttttttatttaattaactgaGACACTCCACACGTTTTTCCACCATGACATTTTTttcagagagagagagagagatagcaATACAAACTTAATCGTTTTTGTCTCATCTATTACATTGTCTGCGATAAAtatgtttcatttcattctacatttttaatgataatatcATTGTAACATTCTTAATAAGGCAAAAATCAgccaaaaaataaaccatacaatttttaaggtttttacACCCTGAAACCAACCCTCTTTAAATAGTATATGAGCAGCATACGGAAAGGTCAATGTGAAATGGTTCTAGATGTTCTAGGTCCATACACACATCATATAGAAACATAGATAgagttgtaaaatatttcactcgcgtgaatttttctcactttcacccccattataatcatttgggggttgaaaAAAGTTTagcctatatttgaatatgggtctttaactacatgcatagcaaatttcatcaaaatgagTTTCGCAAAaccgcatttataacattagtatggaagtatggacattagtatggattatttttatttccagatCAAACATATGCACGGATCAGGACACAAAACGCCAGGAATGGATCGAGGGAGCAATGCACGAAGACAGCGAGTGTCTGTGGCGGCATGTTAGCCTTCATCTATGCGGGTAATTGGAATTTATGTATAACTAGTTGtagctcgcggcttcgcccgcgtaatcttaaatttaataaaaaaaatgaactttGATTTAGATGAATGGCGAAGTGGTTAGCGCGTTTGGCCTGcgatagtggcggttaagtcACTATCACAATGGTctgtcattggatgggtgaatAATAAAAGCTATATACTCAACAGGTACCACTTTGAATTGGACAATCAGGGATTATGGATAGACTCGCCGATGCTGCCCGAGCTCCTCACTCCTCAGGGGAAGGAGGCGCATGTACCTACCGAGGAGGAAAAGAAAGGTATGTAcgtatattttagttatttgttaatgaaaatacggatttttttatatatgaggaattttattataattttaaacttatgaTGGAATAAATCAGGAATCGAGCGGAAATCGAACCTACGCTCATGCCTACCGGGTcagtgctcttaaccactgacCTATCGAGACCGTGCCAGTTTtcatctttttatatttttcaaaatagtttCCAAGCGTTTAAAAGCGTTCAAGAGGAATGTTGAACTACTATTGaatgaaaaactataaattgtattattaaacaagaatttcatttaaaccacttattttagacaaaatgaacAATCTTGTTCCGGGGTTCGCACAgaacatatacaaaaatatgttgccatatgaaaatgttattgatgGTGAACTTTAATTGAACAACTACTCGCCcatacaaaaacttaaaaaaaaaaacttttttctacCCCTAAAATATTAACCAATCtcaatgctttttttttagtgtaagtgtaaatatttggtttatattttgtttttttttcttctaaattgCATcagattcaaatttatttgcacctgaaatcaataatttgtgattaaaactTCGTCGAAGTTAACGTTTGTATgattaaatctaaatat
This sequence is a window from Plodia interpunctella isolate USDA-ARS_2022_Savannah chromosome 29, ilPloInte3.2, whole genome shotgun sequence. Protein-coding genes within it:
- the LOC128682110 gene encoding zinc finger protein ZFAT-like isoform X3 encodes the protein MNTKSLSSPRPSTSQPAKKNESLQFKVDIEVEEWIDDELFIEENFAKMQSEKLSEALEKEIKEEVDWTKDEYGKFWADAASDEEVEDRPLNEYEKIIKNQVDPRLIVGPSKAEPEPKKAKLDNKKSNKGDQNKPTPIPNIPKPNLRVKYVKPAKKTDKQKKNEPVKHVSNVNLQPKLKINIVFDDPVPEKPVDVDKSSKKKPVRADALTPKTTKLTPKTTTLTPKDIRPIYIIGDKAVPKAIADKNTDCTEKTKATTSHVENDEEFENVEELLARPIYFIEVNKAAEKINKSQLRNMAYKSVLKKTINDDHILEHIVVNEDEILSVADGLAQQDDEVAKLLNIELRNRLGSARFETLEISREDALVDYAFRQWFAYQGSAKARTVPLLYKCYICNDGWWHLEPFRNHIKKHTYVVVALEKHNQECSIIAHDAKPFKFRMFPIDNECWRCGKSYAFHVGLDQTAYKCPACDSSLYTCLGLKEHMGVCLSVWKKQMTLQATKDIKAYKCKICPQIFFEEAALHKHQYQYHVPRSDYPMLVSVRQCSYCNQNYLLYTFHYCRRTNLQRHICKFCMRHFPSGTALNLHLEDTNRVSKLNVKCKFCNEVVERDCYMMEHVLKHTDKFVLVYKCLACPSNVLLENFVMVQRHVALVHKASKLAWRCAKMIIPTSLYKDHKRVIEYKSNNTTDKKKRIRKSSTTDDPNDSEDGAEVITSTDNQDPNATGPSNDYNDDKNGDTRDDEDSASDVEFIIPEIATETLELEAEDTPETLKLDSVAEDKIKAPKPDSVAEDTIKAPKPDSVAEDTIKAPKPDSVAEDTIKAPKPDSVAEDTIKAPKLDSVADDTTESTIQETTETTDIDVKPTIKIKNVSDDCCEQESPKDTEINIKPILPVSVASIKMEVDDVGAAINVSELLEFEEMPVKQEINDVGETSKSSAEQFSEQIQNFLDYEATSQNGIDDLCVCSSCDFEGTSREYKVHMCKSFKNELEHEKRECTKCEKIFNTMKEYVKHLRVHGYTMCRCKECNLEFPSLSSWILHINSHINRSFARVKLLSSDSPVFICKICRDIVHRNMFFKHWEVHIHQDISVAVHYKSDGIISRKLLEVILDIFQASVTRNIPKVCVVCGREFARMNEKKRHLVEHLLEAAAEDRGRNRSLRCQICSAGFEKTDQFRRHMRDHAGLPVYHCELCDKTFSDSSNFVKHKKVHNLETYVCDVCNKKFVAKSSLVAHIATHSPEPIICIRCPDRSFYSESMYRRHVRTYHDKVSYYTCNMCRKRFSSVKEKWDHQWEEHKMRSQIADCPECGEKFRKVTDVRKHLALVHSVSNK